CTGTACTTGCCGTCTTCGACGGCGACGGTGACGCCCGAGACGTTCGTCTCGCCGCCGTTGTTGGCCTGGCCGGAGACCTTCAACTCGCCGTTAGCACCCGACACCTCGACGCTGCTCAGCGAGACCTCGCCGGGATTCTCGGCGCGGTCTGCCGTCGTCGTCAGCTCGCGGGTGACGCTCTTGAACTCGCCGTCGTCAGTCGTGTAGGAGACGGCTGCTTCGACCGTCTTCTCGCCCGGTTCGACGTCGCTCGCCGAGAACTGCAGCGTCCTCTCTGCCCCCGCGTCCAGCTGTGAGACCACGCGACGGTCTTCGTCGAGCTGCAGGTCGGTCGAGGACAGATCGACCGTGACCGCTCGGATCGGTCCCGTGCGCGCGTTCGAAACCGAGAGGTCGAAGGTCGCGTCACCGTCGGCACCGACAGCGCCACCGGACAGCGACAGCGCGGGGTCGGTCTCGCCGGCAGTGACGGTCACGTTCCGCTCGAAGTTGATCACGTCACCACCAGAGAGGACCTGGACGTGGAGGACGAACTGCTGTTCGCCCCGTTCCTCGATGTCGACACCGAGGTCCCGCGTCGTCGACTCGCCCGGTTCGATCGTGCTCGACTCGTCGGTCGAGTTGTACAGCGTACTGTTGTCGGCGGTCGTTTCGCGCACTTCGACCGAGCGAAGCTGGTAGTTGTCGCTCGCTGCCGCCGGGTTCGAGATAGTCGTACTGATCGTCACGGTGTCGCCCGGCGCGGGCTGGTCCGGCGTCGTGGTCGTACTGATCGAGACGACCCCGGCGCTGGCACCCGTCACGGGACCGACGGCGAGCGCGACGGTCCCGACGACGAGTAGCGCGACGAGCGAGAGCGATCGGAGCCGTTTCATCGGGCACCTCCAGCGGCGGACAGAGAGCGTCGAGAGGAAGGCGTATCGGTCGTCCTGCGGGGCACGTTCGGCGACATCGATGGCGTAGTCATTCCGTTTTCGCCTTTGGCCCCCGAATAAAAATACCACCGCCCACAGCTTCCCGGCGTGAAATTGTGCCAGTCCGTTTTTTATACTCCCCCGTCGATCACGGATATGAACCGTGTCTGGAACCGCCCCGTCACTCGCCACGTCGACGTGACTGATGAGCGAGGAGCCAGGGATCGAGACCGTCGCCGAACTCCTCGACGACGAGTACGCACGGGAGATCCTCGCCGCGACGAGCACGGAACCGATGTCGGCGGAGGACCTGGCCGACGTCTGTGACGCCTCGCCGCCGACCGTGTACCGCCGGCTCGAACGGCTGCGCGAGCAGGACCTCGTCGTCGCCCAGCAACAGCTCGATCCCCAGGGCCACCACTACGACGTGTTCCGGGCACAGCTGTCCCGCGTCACGGTCGATCTGGCGGACGGCGAGTACAGCATCGACATCGAACGCCGCGAACCCGACGCGGCCGACCGCTTCACCGAACTGTTCGAGGGGCTCAAATGACGACCGCACCACTGGCGACACACGCCGCGAGCGGGTCGACGCCGCTCCAGTCGACGGCCTCGCCGGGACAGCTGCTCGTCTTGCTGTTCTTCCTGGGGTTCG
Above is a genomic segment from Halomicrobium sp. LC1Hm containing:
- a CDS encoding winged helix-turn-helix domain-containing protein — encoded protein: MSEEPGIETVAELLDDEYAREILAATSTEPMSAEDLADVCDASPPTVYRRLERLREQDLVVAQQQLDPQGHHYDVFRAQLSRVTVDLADGEYSIDIERREPDAADRFTELFEGLK